The DNA sequence CCGCGGACCTCGAGGTCCAGGACCTCGCGGAAGGGATGCGGGTTACCGGCGACTGGCCCTACGACGATTGACATCCCCCCGCCCTGAAGGGCGAGGATTCCCGAGCGTTGGGATATTAAGGTTCGCAACCTCCCCGTTCGCTCGGTGCGAAACGCCCCGAGGGTTGGTTGAACAGGTAGGCTACTGGCCGTGCCAACCGACCGTTACTCATATCCCCCGTAGAAGGATTCTGAGTTATCTTTCTGCGAATGTTCACCGCACCGTTCACGTCTGCGTTCATCGTCGCACCGCACGACTCACAGACGTACAATCCACGCTCCACACGATTCGCGTCACGCTTCCGGCCACAACACGAACACGTCTTGCTCGTGTCGCGCTCGCTCTTGCGGTCTACGAGGATACCGTGTTCTTCGGCCTTGTATTCGAGCAACGTGGTGAAGCGGTCGAACTCCCATCCGTGGAGTTTCTTGTTCCCACGTTGTCCCCAGTTTCGAGACTCGCCGTTCTCGTCCTCACGAATCCTGCTCAAATCACCGATGGCGATGCGTCCGACGTCGTGGTCGATGCACCGCTCAACAATGTGTTTGGCGAGCGCGTGCAGGAAGTGGTCTTTCCGCCGAGACAACTTCTGTCGAGCACGGAGCGCACGTTTGGACGGGCCGTTCTCGCCTTCCGTCTTGTATTCGTCGCGGGTGAAGTAGTGTTTATCCTGCTTCATCTCGTTCCCCGGATACAACTCGGCGTCTCCATCGTC is a window from the Halosolutus amylolyticus genome containing:
- a CDS encoding RNA-guided endonuclease InsQ/TnpB family protein, encoding MLETTRTYRAKIVNHSQVSDDLDDCGHSASKLWNVARYHTQQEWDETGEIPSEADLKRELKDHERYSDLHSQSSQRVLEELAESFNGWFKKRKNGDTDANPPGYRKRGDNHPRSTVTWKQNGIKHDAKHNQLRLSKGFNLKNHRSDFILVEYETRPDVTVENIQQVRAVWNGDRWELHLVCKVEIPVEDAPGDNTAGIDLGITNYLAIAYDDGDAELYPGNEMKQDKHYFTRDEYKTEGENGPSKRALRARQKLSRRKDHFLHALAKHIVERCIDHDVGRIAIGDLSRIREDENGESRNWGQRGNKKLHGWEFDRFTTLLEYKAEEHGILVDRKSERDTSKTCSCCGRKRDANRVERGLYVCESCGATMNADVNGAVNIRRKITQNPSTGDMSNGRLARPVAYLFNQPSGRFAPSERGGCEP